The following are from one region of the Pseudohongiella spirulinae genome:
- a CDS encoding HIT family protein, with protein MTTLPTSKPCPFCALGERELLASNTSGFSIFDNYPISPGHALIIPRRHVGSFFELSKTERDDLFDLIEQVKAKLDGQFAPDSYNIGINDGPAAGQTIGHCHIHLIPRYRGDMPDPRGGVRWIIPGKADYWSKP; from the coding sequence ATGACAACACTCCCAACAAGCAAACCCTGTCCCTTCTGCGCCCTGGGCGAACGTGAGCTTCTGGCCAGCAATACCAGCGGTTTTTCTATTTTCGACAATTACCCCATTTCGCCCGGCCATGCGCTGATCATCCCCCGGCGACATGTCGGCTCCTTCTTTGAGTTGTCGAAGACGGAGCGGGACGATCTGTTTGATCTGATTGAGCAAGTGAAGGCGAAGCTTGACGGTCAGTTTGCGCCTGACAGCTATAACATCGGCATCAACGATGGGCCCGCAGCAGGTCAGACAATCGGGCACTGCCATATCCATCTGATCCCCCGCTATCGGGGGGACATGCCGGACCCGCGTGGCGGCGTGCGCTGGATTATCCCCGGCAAAGCCGACTACTGGTCGAAACCATGA
- a CDS encoding HNH endonuclease gives MSTLSAKAQLAFLEKIQRLFDEGEFTATYKFALMLTLTELAIERGTDDDAQLALPLDIVAERFMLLYWRQASTFGRATEDNKHGLLIQNLGKQAAVINRIRDIYHDVNGNPARAPGHRDWRKTVTSVRGIVHNMPLRHLQIIGGQNDRFLYDYPCLNKTLVLKRGVSHHLRRFSPLIQQLAKAGWIEHIRSNSRNASLLGKKDDLEAFMFGTPRAQLTKVAEDLTLRQNGRCFYCQKKLHDAVEVDHFIPWSRYPRDTAHNFVVAHRGCNNDKRDMLAAKKHLERWLERNDRCGHELGESLASHGFVADIGSSLEVARWAYGEAVRMQGIAWIAPRRQTEAIDPQYLAAFKC, from the coding sequence ATGAGCACGCTATCCGCTAAAGCTCAGCTCGCCTTTCTGGAAAAAATTCAGCGTCTGTTTGATGAAGGCGAATTCACTGCCACCTACAAGTTTGCCTTGATGCTGACACTGACCGAACTGGCAATCGAGCGCGGCACGGATGATGACGCGCAGCTGGCTTTGCCGCTCGATATTGTGGCGGAGCGATTCATGCTGCTGTACTGGCGTCAGGCGAGCACATTTGGGCGCGCTACAGAGGATAATAAACACGGCTTACTGATTCAGAATCTGGGCAAGCAGGCGGCGGTCATCAATCGTATTCGGGATATTTACCATGATGTGAATGGTAACCCTGCCAGGGCGCCGGGCCACCGCGATTGGCGAAAAACGGTCACCAGCGTGCGTGGCATTGTTCACAACATGCCACTTCGTCACTTGCAGATCATCGGCGGCCAGAATGATCGCTTTCTATATGACTACCCATGCCTGAACAAAACGCTTGTTTTGAAACGCGGCGTCAGCCATCACTTACGCCGCTTCAGTCCCTTGATTCAGCAACTGGCGAAAGCGGGTTGGATTGAGCATATTCGCAGCAACAGTCGTAACGCATCCTTGCTCGGCAAGAAGGATGATCTTGAAGCCTTTATGTTTGGCACGCCACGGGCACAACTCACAAAAGTTGCAGAGGATTTAACACTGCGCCAGAACGGACGCTGCTTCTATTGTCAGAAGAAACTTCACGACGCTGTCGAGGTGGATCACTTTATCCCCTGGTCGCGATATCCACGCGACACGGCTCATAATTTTGTAGTGGCGCATCGCGGCTGCAATAATGACAAACGCGACATGCTGGCAGCAAAAAAACATCTGGAACGGTGGCTGGAGCGAAACGATCGCTGCGGTCATGAATTAGGTGAGTCATTGGCCAGCCACGGTTTTGTCGCCGACATCGGCAGCTCGCTGGAAGTGGCGCGCTGGGCTTATGGCGAAGCGGTCAGAATGCAGGGTATTGCCTGGATTGCCCCGCGCCGACAGACGGAGGCAATCGATCCGCAGTATCTGGCAGCATTCAAATGCTGA
- a CDS encoding YchJ family protein, with protein MDKDKCYPQTCPCDSGKRYAACCGPLHTGKHHARTAKQLMRSRYSAFAIGGLGDYLLQTWHPDTRPAVSAQDMGASDTDWVKLEVLDSSQSGDSAMVEFKAYWCDDDGQVQVHHERSRFIRVGGRWYYVDAVSTFGA; from the coding sequence ATGGACAAGGACAAATGCTATCCACAAACCTGCCCCTGCGACAGTGGCAAACGCTACGCCGCTTGCTGCGGCCCACTGCACACCGGCAAACACCACGCCCGCACCGCAAAGCAACTGATGCGCTCGCGCTACAGTGCTTTTGCGATTGGTGGCCTGGGTGACTACCTGCTGCAGACCTGGCATCCGGATACCCGGCCCGCCGTCAGTGCGCAGGATATGGGTGCGTCAGATACCGATTGGGTGAAGCTGGAGGTGCTGGATAGCAGTCAATCGGGTGATAGCGCCATGGTGGAGTTCAAGGCATATTGGTGTGACGATGATGGGCAGGTTCAGGTGCATCATGAGCGGTCGCGGTTTATTCGGGTTGGGGGGCGATGGTATTACGTCGATGCAGTCTCGACTTTTGGTGCGTGA
- a CDS encoding nucleoside deaminase, which yields MSKSQDTSFLAEAINLAVDSVQSAGGPFGAVIVCEGEVIARASNRVTVNHDASAHAEVEAIRQAGARLGRPHLQDCVLYASCEPCPMCLAAALWAHIPRIVFAAPHAQAIRAGFADTDIAMQLYGQARPVAPAQGLLTHLDLPQAASPFDAWLAKTDREAY from the coding sequence ATGAGTAAGTCGCAAGACACAAGCTTTCTGGCCGAGGCCATTAACCTGGCGGTTGACTCCGTGCAAAGCGCCGGCGGGCCGTTTGGGGCGGTGATTGTCTGTGAAGGTGAGGTGATTGCCCGCGCCAGCAATCGGGTCACCGTTAATCACGATGCGTCGGCACATGCCGAGGTTGAGGCTATCCGCCAGGCCGGCGCCCGGCTGGGGCGTCCGCATCTGCAGGATTGTGTGCTGTACGCCAGTTGTGAGCCCTGCCCCATGTGTCTGGCGGCTGCATTGTGGGCCCACATTCCGCGAATTGTGTTTGCGGCCCCGCATGCGCAGGCCATTCGTGCGGGTTTTGCGGATACTGACATCGCCATGCAGCTTTACGGTCAGGCACGGCCGGTGGCACCGGCACAGGGCCTGCTGACCCATCTGGATCTGCCGCAGGCCGCCTCACCCTTTGATGCCTGGCTGGCTAAAACCGACCGCGAGGCTTACTGA
- a CDS encoding DUF2959 domain-containing protein — MKALKALSLLCLMALTACSSAYYGTMERLGVPKRDILVSRIGEAQTAQEEGQQQFKDALEQFRSVVEFDGGELQQVYNRLETEFENSERAATRIRDRIAAVEDVAEALFDEWQDELELYSNPELRSDSERQLQATRDRYGRLMQAMNRAESTLDPVLDNLRDNVLYLKHNLNARAISSLRGELDTINTDVDNLINAMQAAIAESDRFIADMQS, encoded by the coding sequence ATGAAAGCCCTGAAAGCGCTGTCGCTGCTTTGCCTGATGGCGCTGACGGCCTGCTCATCCGCCTATTACGGCACCATGGAGCGCCTGGGTGTCCCCAAGCGCGATATCCTGGTCAGTCGCATCGGGGAAGCGCAGACCGCTCAGGAAGAGGGGCAACAGCAATTCAAGGACGCACTGGAGCAGTTTCGCAGCGTGGTTGAGTTTGACGGCGGCGAGCTGCAGCAGGTCTACAACCGGCTGGAGACCGAGTTCGAAAACAGCGAACGGGCTGCAACACGGATCCGCGACCGCATTGCAGCGGTTGAAGATGTGGCTGAAGCGCTGTTTGATGAATGGCAGGATGAGCTGGAGTTATACAGCAATCCCGAACTTCGCAGCGACAGTGAGCGACAACTTCAAGCGACCCGCGATCGTTACGGCCGGCTGATGCAGGCCATGAACCGAGCCGAATCCACACTGGATCCGGTACTGGATAACCTGCGCGACAATGTGCTGTACCTGAAGCACAACCTGAACGCCCGCGCCATCTCCTCCCTGCGCGGCGAGCTGGACACCATCAATACCGATGTCGACAACCTGATCAATGCCATGCAGGCGGCCATCGCCGAATCTGACCGCTTTATTGCGGATATGCAGAGCTAG
- a CDS encoding YqaE/Pmp3 family membrane protein: MRYLIAIILPPLAVFLCGKPFQGILNIFLTLAFWIPGMIHALFVVHSHLDDKRADRIVKAINSRERDR, translated from the coding sequence ATGCGTTATCTGATTGCCATCATACTGCCACCGCTGGCGGTCTTTCTGTGCGGTAAGCCGTTTCAGGGCATTCTGAATATCTTTCTGACCCTGGCTTTCTGGATACCCGGCATGATCCACGCGCTGTTTGTGGTGCACAGCCATCTGGATGACAAGCGTGCCGACCGTATCGTCAAGGCCATCAACAGCCGGGAGAGAGACCGATGA